A single region of the Streptomyces sp. NBC_00236 genome encodes:
- a CDS encoding DUF1295 domain-containing protein: MSGFSWAAFAQGLAPCAGAALAVMLATFAVGLYKGVHRVVDIAWGIAFTIVALVSYVLSAGEGDDGRRLLVAVLTAVWGLRLAVHIARRGRGHGEDPRYASMLAEAPGNPDLYALRKVYLLQGALVWVISLPVQAAGYLTGPVAGWGWAGAGLWAVGLLFEGVGDHQLARFRADPANHGKIMDRGLWAWTRHPNYFGDFCVWWGLFLIVCQAPGPAAATLVSPVLMSFLLIGGSGKALLERHMAERPGFAAYRSRTSGFLPRPPRR, translated from the coding sequence ATGAGCGGCTTCTCCTGGGCGGCGTTCGCACAGGGCCTCGCACCGTGTGCCGGTGCCGCACTGGCCGTCATGCTCGCCACCTTCGCGGTCGGCCTGTACAAGGGCGTGCACCGGGTCGTCGACATCGCCTGGGGGATTGCTTTCACCATCGTCGCCCTCGTCTCGTACGTCCTGTCGGCGGGTGAGGGCGACGACGGCCGCCGGTTGCTGGTCGCGGTGCTCACGGCCGTCTGGGGGCTGCGGCTGGCAGTGCACATCGCCCGCCGTGGCCGGGGCCACGGGGAGGATCCGCGCTACGCGTCGATGCTCGCCGAGGCGCCGGGCAACCCGGATCTGTACGCCCTGCGGAAGGTCTACCTGCTCCAGGGCGCGCTGGTCTGGGTGATCTCGCTCCCGGTGCAGGCGGCCGGATACCTCACGGGGCCGGTCGCGGGATGGGGCTGGGCCGGGGCGGGACTGTGGGCCGTCGGGCTGCTGTTCGAGGGTGTCGGCGACCACCAGCTCGCCCGGTTCAGGGCCGACCCGGCCAACCACGGCAAGATCATGGACCGGGGACTGTGGGCGTGGACCCGGCACCCGAACTACTTCGGCGACTTCTGCGTGTGGTGGGGCCTGTTCCTGATCGTGTGCCAGGCGCCCGGTCCGGCCGCCGCCACGCTGGTCTCGCCCGTCCTGATGAGCTTTCTGCTCATCGGCGGCAGCGGGAAGGCGCTCCTGGAACGGCACATGGCCGAGCGGCCCGGGTTCGCCGCCTACCGGTCCAGGACGAGCGGCTTCCTGCCTCGCCCGCCGCGCCGCTGA